The region AGGCTTTTCGCAAAGTTACACCCAACTACTGATCCTCGGACTATTTCTCGGGCTCGCCGGAACATCCTTTCCGGTCGGCGTCGGCTTTACCTCAAAATGGTTCAGTCGTGAAAAGCAGGGGACCGCCCTTGGCATTTACGGAATGGGCAACATTGGACAGTCGATCGCTGTATTTTCCGCACCTGTCCTCGCGATCTACTTGGGTGACTGGCGTTATGTTTTCTTCATCTTTGCGGCCGTCACATTTAGCTGGGGACTAATGTTCTATTTTTCTGCTCAGGACGCTGCTGTAACGGCCGCTCCAAAAACACTGAAGCAGAATCTCAGCGTTCTGCGAACCTCCGGCTACGCCTGGATACTGTCATTATTCTATTTCCTTACATTCGGCGGTTTCGTCGCTCTCGCCCTTTATCTGCCCACCTTCTTGAGGGAAATATTTAGCTTAACCCCGACCGACGCCGGGGCCCGCACCGCGGGATTTGTCCTTGTAGCAACCGTCCTGCGACCAGTTGGCGGGATCTTGGCCGACAAGATCGGAGGCGGCAAGGTTCTACTCGGTGTTTTCGCGGCGATCGCTGTACTTGCACTTCTGTTGAGCTCCGTTTCTATCGTTCCTTTCACGATCGGAGCGCTTGGTTGCGCCGCTGCACTTGGCCTGGGGAACGGAGCCGTATTTAAGCTCGTTCCTCAGTATTTCCCGAACGAAACCGCTACAGTCACTGGACTTGTCGGGGCGTTTGGCGGGCTGGGAGGTTTTTTTCCACCACTGGAACTCGGCTTCGTTAAGGACGCCACCGGATCTTATACGCTCGGGTTTGTGTTTCTTTCTTTATTTTCCGTGATTTGTCTTGTGGTCAATTATTTTTCATTTATCAAGCCAACAATGAGGAGTTACGAGAGAACCGGAGAATCTTCTTAGAACGCAATGAGTTTGATCGATGGATTTGTTTTGGCAGGCGGCCAAAGCCGACGCATGGGGCAAGATAAAGCGGCACTGTTGCTCGGAGGCAGGACGCTCATAGATCGGGCAGCCGGTGCCATGTTTTCGATCGCAAACACAGTCTATTTGGTCGGCAATTCAAATGACGCAATCACTTCGCTTCCGATAATTCAAGATCATCCCGTTATGGGAGACGCCCGCGGAGCAATCGTGGGATTTTATACAGCGCTTGTGAGCGCTAAAACCGAGTGGATAGCCGTACTCGCGTGCGACCTGCCATTTGTCACTGGCGAATTGATGACTCGGATGGTAGACATTTTGCGGCATTGCCTAGACTCGGAAATGAATCATATTGATGCCATCTTCGCCGAACAGCCAGATGGACGCAATCAGCCGCTTTGTGGGCTGTACCGGCGGGACTCGTGCCTTCCCAAGGTCGAAACAATGTTGTCCGATCGTGAATGGCGAATACAACGATTGCGTGAACGACTCCAGGTACGGGTAATTGGGTTTTCCGAGATTAAAGATATTCAAGGCTCCGAATTCTTGTTCTTAAACTTGAACACACCCGAGGAATATCGAGCAGCAGTCGAAATTGAAAAGATGCGACCCCGACCGGCTTTTCTGAACCCGAGATAATTCGACCGCGATGCCCGGCCATGGAAAGATCAGTTATCAGTCCGACTCTCATCCGAAGGAAATGAACCGTTCTGATTTGCGAAGTAATGCAAAATTACTGCACCTCACCGTTATCGATTTCGTCAAGCCGCTTGACAGCCTCCAACAAGAGTTTGTCATCAGTTTGAGCGTAGACCGTTGTGATGCTCATGTCAGAGTGCGCAAACAGATTCTGGACTATAAGCGGGTTCGTATTTCGCCGGATTAGCTCGCTGGCGAAATAGCTGCGAAGATCGTGGAAGTGATAGTTCTCTTCTCTCGTTCCGCCTTTCTTGTTTATCCCAGCGTTACGGAGTGCCGTTTGCCATCGTTTACGGAAATCTTTTACGGGGAACGGCAACTGTTTTTCATCGATCATCGCTTTCAAAACCTTTGTCGCGGTCGCGTTGAGCGGAACTAGGCGTGGAGGTCTTCCCTTCGAACCGATCACAAAAACATGTTCGTTTTCAAAATCGATAACATCTTCCGTGATCGCGACAAGTTGTCCGCGACGTAATGGAAGATTCACTGCGAGGACTATCAGTCGATAAAGTAGCGTATCCTTCTCCAACTCCGTCCAAAGGGCCTCCTTTTGTTTCGGATTTAGCAGCCGTCTTCGAGGGGGCGGTTCCGGTAGAGCCTTCACGTATTGCATCGGGTTCCGCTCCAGAATTCCCTCTTCGCAGGCTAAGCTGAAGATCTTAGATAAGGTTGACATTATCCGGTTGATCGACGCCGAAGAAAGTGCACTTTCTTTCTTACGTTTGTTTTGGCGAGTCTGAAGTTTGGTTCGGCAGTTTCGGCAGTCCTGAGGACTGATGCTAGACAATGTTTGCTTCTTGAAGTGACCAAGTAGAAGCCTTATGTAAAGTTCCTTAGCTCCTTTATTGACGTTGTTCTGCTGGACATAGGGCCGATATTTCTCGTCGATGAACGAGGCAAGAGTGGTAGTGGTATCTGTGACATTGTAGCTATGATCAAACGATGCTTTAATGATCTGCCGCTCCGCTAGCTCAGCTTCTTGTTTTGTCTTCGCTTCCGGAACACTTTGATGAATGACCTTTCCTTTTAGCCTCTTGTAGATCCACCATCGAGCTTTCGAGTAGTCGGGATGTGAGGATGAGACTCGCTTACCGTTGTATCGTTTGTAAACAGACATATTCTTAGCGAAATAGACTTGCGTTAGATCAGTGGCTCGAGGCGTCGGAAACCAGGATCCTTCTAAGTAGCCTTTCGCAAATTCTATTCCGCTAATTGTTAGCCGCTTATTTACTCGGAAATCGGTGGTAAAAGAGCGATTTTGGAACGCTGAAGAGCCATTTTGGTTCGTCTCTTCACCGCAGTGGTGTGTCTGTTCACCAAAATTACTCTACGTTGAGGTGCAGAAAGTTGGTTGCAAAATGGAGGCGCTTTTTCTGACGGGTGTTAGGCCGTAAATGCGGTAATCAGGAGGCTTAGCAACCCGCCCTCTCGTGGCTGTGGGAAACTACGAAAAATGGGACTTTCGGATTTCTCCGAAAGCCCCATGTTTATTGGTCGGGACGGCGAGATTTGAACTCACGACCTCTCGCACCCCAAGCGATTTAGGTAGGTTTGTATAAATTGTCAAAACTGCTCAAAACCTCTTAGAATCAACAGCTTACGGCCACACGGATTCATCGTTAATTAGCCATGATCAGGAACGCTGCAACCAACCTGCAACCAAGTCACCTGATAGAATTCAAAGCATCCGTAGCGTGCTCAATTCAAAAAGGAACACCTTTCGCTTCGATTCTTTCAAGGAATAATACCATATCTTAGCGACTGTCATCCGCTATTATTTTTCATAGAACGTATCAGCCATTGCGGTCCTCCAAGACTCTTCAGGGTCGGCCTTCGACACAGTTCTTTGAGGATGTTTGGAACCATGTTGAGCCGTCAACCCGCTGCTCTTATTGATAACATTTGGGCATTAACCTATTCTGAATTGTTATGGCTTGTTGTGAAGATGATTGTGCTATAGACGCTTTGAGGGAGAAGCAGAGTTCGACGCTGAAGATCGTGCTCGGGATAAACGTCGTGATGTTTGCGGCGGGAGTCGGTGCGGGCATTTATGCGGGGTCGAGCGCGTTGCTGTCGGATTCACTTGACAATCTTGGCGATGCGATGACGTATGGACTCAGCCTTTATGTTGTTTATAAATCGTCTCAGGCTAAGGCTCAGGTCGCTT is a window of Chloracidobacterium sp. DNA encoding:
- a CDS encoding NarK/NasA family nitrate transporter produces the protein MDTKTFQPGSARALFFSTTAFAVTFAVWGLIAALAPTFTELYGLSGKEKSLLIAIPVLLGSIGRLFAGMLADKYGGRRIFAALLIFSAVPAIAIGFSQSYTQLLILGLFLGLAGTSFPVGVGFTSKWFSREKQGTALGIYGMGNIGQSIAVFSAPVLAIYLGDWRYVFFIFAAVTFSWGLMFYFSAQDAAVTAAPKTLKQNLSVLRTSGYAWILSLFYFLTFGGFVALALYLPTFLREIFSLTPTDAGARTAGFVLVATVLRPVGGILADKIGGGKVLLGVFAAIAVLALLLSSVSIVPFTIGALGCAAALGLGNGAVFKLVPQYFPNETATVTGLVGAFGGLGGFFPPLELGFVKDATGSYTLGFVFLSLFSVICLVVNYFSFIKPTMRSYERTGESS
- a CDS encoding molybdenum cofactor guanylyltransferase, whose product is MSLIDGFVLAGGQSRRMGQDKAALLLGGRTLIDRAAGAMFSIANTVYLVGNSNDAITSLPIIQDHPVMGDARGAIVGFYTALVSAKTEWIAVLACDLPFVTGELMTRMVDILRHCLDSEMNHIDAIFAEQPDGRNQPLCGLYRRDSCLPKVETMLSDREWRIQRLRERLQVRVIGFSEIKDIQGSEFLFLNLNTPEEYRAAVEIEKMRPRPAFLNPR
- a CDS encoding site-specific integrase, with the protein product MSVYKRYNGKRVSSSHPDYSKARWWIYKRLKGKVIHQSVPEAKTKQEAELAERQIIKASFDHSYNVTDTTTTLASFIDEKYRPYVQQNNVNKGAKELYIRLLLGHFKKQTLSSISPQDCRNCRTKLQTRQNKRKKESALSSASINRIMSTLSKIFSLACEEGILERNPMQYVKALPEPPPRRRLLNPKQKEALWTELEKDTLLYRLIVLAVNLPLRRGQLVAITEDVIDFENEHVFVIGSKGRPPRLVPLNATATKVLKAMIDEKQLPFPVKDFRKRWQTALRNAGINKKGGTREENYHFHDLRSYFASELIRRNTNPLIVQNLFAHSDMSITTVYAQTDDKLLLEAVKRLDEIDNGEVQ